A single Actinomadura algeriensis DNA region contains:
- a CDS encoding ABC transporter ATP-binding protein: MRVPVAAGSHAHAGVAAAPVELHQVSRHYGTGEARVQALADVSVTFPAGTWTAVMGPSGSGKSSLLHCAAGLDRVSAGRVLLAGQDITHATDATLTGLRRRTMGFVFQNFNLIGSLTAEQNVALPLKLAGTRPSRRDVRAALADVGLADRARHRPRELSGGQQQRVAIARAMVTRPSVLFADEPTGALDTGSARTVLRLLRRMVDTAGQTVVMVTHDPVAAASADAVVFLSDGRIADRLPRPSAGQVAERLTRLEG; this comes from the coding sequence ATGAGGGTTCCTGTGGCCGCGGGGTCGCACGCGCATGCCGGCGTCGCGGCCGCACCGGTAGAGCTGCACCAGGTGAGCAGGCATTACGGGACGGGTGAGGCGCGGGTACAGGCGCTGGCCGACGTCAGCGTGACCTTCCCGGCCGGGACCTGGACCGCCGTGATGGGCCCGTCGGGTTCGGGGAAGTCCAGTCTGCTGCACTGCGCGGCGGGCCTGGACCGGGTGAGCGCCGGTCGCGTCCTGCTGGCCGGGCAGGACATCACCCATGCCACCGACGCGACATTGACCGGGCTGCGGCGCCGCACCATGGGCTTCGTCTTCCAGAATTTCAATCTGATCGGCTCGTTGACGGCCGAGCAGAACGTCGCGCTCCCGCTGAAGCTGGCCGGGACCCGGCCGTCGCGCCGGGACGTGCGCGCCGCGCTGGCCGATGTGGGACTGGCCGACCGCGCGCGGCACCGGCCGCGCGAGCTGTCGGGCGGGCAGCAGCAGCGGGTGGCGATCGCCCGCGCGATGGTGACCCGGCCGTCGGTGCTGTTCGCCGACGAACCCACCGGAGCCCTGGACACCGGTTCGGCCCGCACCGTCCTGCGGCTGCTTCGCCGCATGGTCGACACCGCCGGGCAGACCGTCGTCATGGTCACCCACGATCCGGTCGCGGCGGCGAGCGCGGACGCGGTGGTGTTCCTGTCCGACGGCCGGATCGCCGACCGGCTGCCGAGGCCGTCCGCCGGCCAGGTGGCCGAACGGCTCACCCGATTGGAGGGCTGA
- a CDS encoding inorganic diphosphatase has translation MDFDVTIEIPKGQRNKYEIDHETGRIRLDRMLFTSTQYPADYGFIDDTLGEDGDPLDALVLLQEPTFPGCLIRCRAVGMFRMTDEAGGDDKVLCVPATDPRMEHLRDIHHVAEFDRLEIQHFFEVYKDLEPGKSVEGASWVGRVEAEAEIERSRKRAVEQGEH, from the coding sequence TTGGATTTCGACGTCACCATTGAGATCCCGAAGGGTCAGCGGAACAAGTACGAGATCGACCACGAGACCGGTCGCATCCGCCTCGACCGCATGCTCTTCACGTCGACGCAGTATCCCGCGGACTACGGGTTCATCGACGACACCCTCGGTGAGGACGGCGACCCCCTGGACGCGCTCGTCCTGCTGCAGGAGCCGACCTTCCCCGGCTGCCTCATCCGCTGCCGCGCCGTCGGCATGTTCCGGATGACCGACGAGGCCGGTGGTGACGACAAGGTCCTGTGCGTCCCCGCCACCGACCCCCGCATGGAGCACCTGCGCGACATCCACCACGTCGCCGAGTTCGACCGCCTGGAGATCCAGCACTTCTTCGAGGTCTACAAGGACCTGGAGCCCGGCAAGTCCGTCGAAGGCGCCAGCTGGGTCGGACGCGTCGAGGCCGAGGCCGAGATCGAGCGGTCCCGCAAGCGCGCGGTGGAGCAGGGCGAGCACTGA
- a CDS encoding VIT domain-containing protein, whose translation MRINRLPDSTEQDTHDGGLGALSTGKGNLPLDSVDVRAVITGPAVGIDVTQGFHNPFDVPLEATYIFPLPDRAAVTALRMETAGRVVEGILKEREQARRDYDTAIATGRRAAIAEEDRPDVFAMRVGNIQPGERVTIELRLNQPLARDTATESTFRFPLVVAPRYIPGTPLDDERAGPGASDDTDAVPDASRISPPVLLPGFPNPVRLSIAVDIDPVGLPLTDIDSALHVVSEETGNGRTTVRLRPGERLNRDFVLRLRYAERESAALALAPDDSGDEGTFTLTVLPSGEARPRPRDVVLVLDRSGSMQGWKIVAARRAAARIVDTLRAEDGFAVLSFDNVIEHPRGLDLALSAGTDRNRFRAVEHLASLEARGGTEMLAPLAKASALLDDPARDRVLVLITDGQVGNEDQIIAHLDPRLRGVRVHTIGIDRAVNAGFLNRLAAIGGGHCELVESEDRLDEAMEDLHNRIAAPIATGLSLESDLDIVPGTVTPSRLGALFPGVPLVISGRYRGSTSGALTVRGDTADGTTWSQRTTAVPTTDRAATALWARAHLRDLEDRYTVGEDLEKRIVDTSLRFGVLCRFTAFVAVDTRVTEAGTPHKVVQPVEPPSGWAHEDDLDLPDFLAGTAPVHAQAAVPMSFAAPPAPGAAPFGPGAAPPGPGAPPPAPAAPARARYAASSVRTPSSNDEITKALERLHAVPETHHDRLAHLRDHLLPALDSLVRRMETQSQKATPLAALRDALQKLTPTSSEEDVRTLWARTVQTLTDFVAPKRPFWKRGRR comes from the coding sequence GTGCGAATCAACCGACTCCCCGATTCCACCGAGCAAGACACCCACGACGGCGGGCTCGGGGCGCTCAGCACCGGCAAGGGCAACCTGCCGCTCGACAGTGTCGACGTGCGCGCGGTCATCACCGGCCCGGCCGTCGGCATCGACGTCACCCAGGGGTTCCACAACCCGTTCGACGTGCCGCTCGAAGCGACCTACATCTTTCCCCTGCCCGACCGCGCGGCCGTCACCGCACTGCGGATGGAAACGGCCGGCCGCGTCGTCGAGGGAATCCTGAAAGAGCGCGAGCAGGCCAGACGCGACTACGACACCGCGATCGCCACCGGCCGCAGGGCGGCCATCGCCGAGGAAGATCGCCCCGACGTCTTCGCCATGCGCGTCGGCAACATCCAGCCCGGCGAACGCGTCACGATCGAACTCCGGCTGAACCAGCCGCTCGCCCGCGACACCGCCACCGAGTCGACCTTCCGCTTCCCCCTCGTGGTGGCCCCCCGATACATCCCGGGCACACCGCTGGACGACGAACGCGCCGGCCCCGGCGCGTCCGACGACACCGACGCCGTCCCCGACGCGTCCCGGATCAGCCCACCGGTCCTCCTGCCCGGCTTCCCGAACCCGGTGCGCCTGTCGATCGCCGTCGACATCGATCCCGTCGGCCTGCCGCTCACCGACATCGACTCCGCCCTGCACGTCGTGTCCGAAGAGACCGGGAACGGACGCACGACGGTCCGCCTGCGACCCGGCGAACGCCTGAACCGCGACTTCGTCCTCCGCCTCCGCTACGCCGAGCGGGAGAGCGCCGCGCTGGCCCTCGCTCCGGACGACTCCGGCGACGAAGGAACCTTCACCCTCACCGTGCTCCCCTCCGGCGAAGCCCGACCCAGACCACGCGACGTCGTCCTCGTCCTCGACCGTTCGGGCAGCATGCAGGGCTGGAAGATCGTCGCCGCCCGGCGCGCCGCCGCCCGGATCGTCGACACCCTCCGCGCCGAGGACGGCTTCGCCGTCCTGTCCTTCGACAACGTCATCGAGCACCCCCGCGGCCTCGACCTCGCGCTCTCCGCGGGCACCGACCGCAACCGGTTCCGCGCCGTCGAACACCTCGCGTCCCTCGAAGCCCGCGGCGGCACCGAGATGCTCGCCCCGCTCGCCAAGGCGAGCGCCCTGCTCGACGACCCCGCCCGCGACCGCGTCCTCGTCCTCATCACCGACGGGCAGGTCGGCAACGAGGACCAGATCATCGCCCACCTCGATCCCCGGCTGCGCGGCGTCCGGGTGCACACCATCGGCATCGACCGGGCGGTGAACGCCGGCTTCCTCAACCGGCTCGCCGCCATCGGCGGCGGCCACTGCGAACTGGTCGAGTCCGAAGACCGCCTGGACGAGGCCATGGAAGACCTCCACAACCGGATCGCCGCCCCCATCGCGACGGGTCTCTCCCTCGAATCCGACCTGGACATCGTCCCCGGCACGGTGACCCCCTCGCGCCTCGGCGCCCTCTTCCCCGGCGTCCCCCTCGTGATCTCGGGCCGCTACCGCGGCTCCACCTCCGGCGCACTCACCGTCCGGGGCGACACCGCCGATGGAACGACGTGGAGCCAGCGGACGACCGCCGTCCCCACGACCGACCGCGCGGCCACGGCCCTCTGGGCCCGCGCGCACCTCCGCGACCTCGAAGACCGCTACACCGTCGGCGAAGACCTCGAAAAACGCATCGTCGACACGTCCCTGCGATTCGGCGTCCTCTGCCGCTTCACCGCATTCGTCGCCGTCGACACCCGCGTAACGGAGGCCGGTACGCCGCACAAGGTCGTCCAGCCGGTGGAACCGCCGTCGGGCTGGGCCCACGAAGACGACCTCGATCTCCCCGACTTCCTAGCCGGCACCGCCCCCGTCCACGCGCAGGCCGCCGTACCCATGTCGTTCGCCGCACCGCCCGCCCCCGGCGCCGCCCCGTTCGGCCCCGGCGCCGCACCGCCCGGCCCTGGCGCCCCTCCGCCTGCACCAGCCGCACCCGCCCGCGCACGCTACGCCGCCTCCAGCGTGCGCACCCCCAGCTCGAACGACGAGATCACCAAGGCACTCGAACGCCTCCACGCCGTTCCCGAAACCCACCACGACCGTCTCGCCCACCTCCGCGACCACCTCCTCCCCGCACTGGACTCGCTCGTCCGGCGGATGGAGACCCAATCGCAGAAGGCCACACCCCTCGCCGCCCTCCGCGACGCCCTGCAGAAACTCACTCCCACATCATCCGAGGAGGATGTCCGAACCCTCTGGGCTCGCACCGTCCAGACCCTGACCGACTTCGTCGCCCCCAAGCGCCCCTTCTGGAAACGAGGCAGGCGATGA
- a CDS encoding response regulator → MRSERSVVQVVLAEDGVLLREGLAGLLAKFAFDVVAAVDDAVALRAAVAEHRPDLVITDIRMPPHFSDEGLRAAVELRRTDPDLAVVALSQYVELSYAADLLDSGGGRRVGYLLKDRVVDVADFVTALRQVVDGGTVVDPQVIRQLITRRQDPLAKLSPREREVLTLIAEGHSNAAIGRRLVVTDATVGKHVRSILAKLDLPQTDDTHRRVLAVLAYLRGSPTAPEAG, encoded by the coding sequence GTGCGATCCGAACGATCCGTCGTCCAGGTAGTGCTCGCCGAGGACGGAGTCCTCCTGCGGGAGGGCCTGGCGGGCCTGCTGGCCAAGTTCGCCTTCGATGTCGTGGCCGCCGTCGACGACGCCGTGGCCCTGCGTGCGGCCGTCGCCGAACACCGCCCCGACCTGGTGATCACCGACATCCGGATGCCGCCGCACTTCTCCGACGAGGGCCTGCGCGCGGCCGTGGAGCTGCGCCGCACCGACCCGGACCTGGCGGTGGTGGCGCTCAGCCAGTACGTCGAACTCAGCTACGCCGCCGACCTGCTGGACTCCGGCGGCGGCCGCCGGGTCGGCTACCTGCTCAAGGACCGGGTGGTCGACGTCGCCGACTTCGTCACCGCACTGCGCCAGGTCGTGGACGGGGGCACGGTGGTGGACCCGCAGGTCATCCGCCAGCTCATCACCCGGCGGCAGGATCCCCTCGCCAAGCTGTCCCCGCGCGAGCGCGAAGTCCTCACCCTCATCGCCGAAGGGCACTCCAACGCCGCCATCGGACGGCGCCTGGTCGTCACCGACGCGACCGTCGGCAAGCACGTCCGCAGCATCCTCGCCAAGCTCGACCTGCCCCAGACCGACGACACCCACCGCAGAGTCCTCGCCGTCCTGGCCTACCTCCGCGGCAGCCCCACCGCCCCGGAAGCCGGATGA
- a CDS encoding FtsX-like permease family protein, which yields MLRISASTVRDRWPLFAGALLTVTLGVALVQSSVLVLISTGEPKIPPGASGRAAEQIREGYVGAATLLGMATPLAMFLAVFIVGSTFAFTVEQRRGELALLRMLGGSRPQLIRLLLGEAFLLGLAGSVLGIMLGVPATWVQARLLIGIGLLPGGFSAHWSNGVLLLSPTVGIGVALFGVLSASSRSARVRPLDALRDAPRAARVMTVGRWLSGVSSLALTILLVVAGHGADLLGALLIAMAVSVFGSIALGALSPLAVPPVGRLLGTVLRRGALGELAQANLRDAVRRSASTAAPVIVLVGLVIGLTGALNSLARATGADLERITAADLVVTSTGAAAARIPRTPGVALASPQSQVEMSVTARHRVGHRSYRQTHHSGITAVDAAAYRRTHRLALRSGSLDALRGRTIAIGPRLAAQGVRGGTVTARIGPDRLKLRTVARLPEVLENGSDNFLVPRDLVPAAMLAAAPTETLVQVAPGTSPQAVADRIRAAGIGEVRTVGQWADARVETQQRGTMGIMAVLMGMSGLYAAIAVINAVVIAAAERRTEFAVARVTGLSRGQVVRMAVIESAAVTLIGLFLGTLVAAAALAGFHPGPGGVRILAVPWALLGLLIVASLAVTTVAGALTALSATMTSPTAVAAARE from the coding sequence GTGCTGCGCATCTCCGCCAGCACCGTCCGGGATCGCTGGCCGCTGTTCGCCGGGGCGCTGCTGACGGTCACGCTGGGCGTGGCTTTGGTCCAGTCGTCGGTGCTCGTGCTGATCTCCACGGGCGAGCCGAAGATTCCGCCGGGCGCCTCCGGCCGCGCCGCCGAGCAGATCAGGGAGGGGTACGTCGGAGCGGCGACGCTGCTGGGCATGGCCACACCGCTGGCGATGTTCCTGGCGGTGTTCATCGTGGGTTCGACGTTCGCCTTCACCGTGGAGCAGCGGCGCGGGGAGCTGGCCCTGCTGCGGATGCTCGGCGGGAGCCGTCCCCAGCTGATCAGGCTGCTGCTGGGCGAGGCGTTCCTGCTGGGACTCGCGGGCAGCGTCCTCGGGATCATGCTGGGCGTGCCGGCCACCTGGGTGCAGGCCCGGCTCCTGATCGGGATCGGGCTGCTTCCCGGCGGCTTCTCCGCGCACTGGTCCAACGGGGTGCTGCTGCTGTCTCCGACCGTGGGGATCGGCGTCGCGCTCTTCGGGGTGTTGTCGGCCTCCTCCCGGTCGGCGCGGGTGCGCCCGCTGGACGCCCTGCGCGACGCCCCCCGCGCGGCGCGCGTCATGACCGTCGGCCGCTGGCTGTCGGGGGTGTCCTCACTCGCGTTGACCATCCTGCTCGTTGTGGCGGGGCATGGGGCGGATCTGCTGGGCGCCCTGCTGATCGCGATGGCCGTCTCCGTCTTCGGATCGATCGCCCTCGGCGCGCTGAGCCCGCTGGCCGTCCCGCCGGTCGGCCGGCTGCTGGGGACGGTGCTGCGCCGCGGCGCGCTCGGCGAACTGGCGCAGGCCAACCTGCGTGACGCGGTACGGCGCAGCGCCTCGACGGCCGCGCCCGTCATCGTGCTGGTCGGCCTGGTGATCGGCCTCACCGGTGCACTGAACTCGCTGGCCCGCGCCACCGGCGCCGACCTCGAACGCATCACCGCCGCCGACCTGGTGGTCACATCGACCGGTGCCGCCGCGGCCCGGATCCCCCGGACCCCCGGCGTCGCCCTGGCCTCCCCGCAGAGCCAGGTGGAGATGTCGGTGACGGCCCGGCACCGCGTGGGCCACCGCTCCTACCGGCAGACCCACCACTCGGGGATCACCGCGGTCGACGCCGCCGCCTACCGGCGCACCCACCGCCTCGCCCTGCGCTCCGGCTCCCTGGACGCACTGCGCGGCCGCACCATCGCGATCGGCCCCCGGCTGGCCGCCCAAGGCGTCCGCGGCGGCACGGTCACGGCGCGGATCGGCCCCGATCGGCTCAAGCTGCGCACCGTCGCGCGGCTGCCGGAAGTCCTGGAGAACGGCAGCGACAACTTCCTGGTGCCGCGCGACCTCGTCCCCGCGGCGATGCTCGCCGCCGCGCCGACCGAGACCCTGGTCCAGGTCGCCCCCGGCACCTCCCCGCAGGCGGTCGCCGACCGGATCCGCGCCGCCGGGATCGGGGAGGTTCGCACCGTTGGGCAATGGGCCGACGCCAGGGTGGAGACCCAGCAGCGCGGCACCATGGGGATCATGGCCGTGCTGATGGGAATGTCCGGCCTGTACGCCGCGATCGCGGTGATCAACGCGGTCGTGATCGCCGCCGCCGAGCGCCGCACCGAGTTCGCCGTCGCCCGTGTCACCGGGCTGAGCCGCGGCCAGGTCGTCCGGATGGCCGTCATCGAGTCGGCCGCGGTCACCTTGATCGGCCTGTTCCTGGGGACCTTGGTCGCCGCGGCCGCGCTGGCGGGTTTCCACCCGGGGCCGGGGGGCGTGCGCATCCTCGCCGTGCCCTGGGCCCTGCTCGGCCTGCTGATCGTGGCCTCACTCGCGGTGACCACCGTCGCCGGCGCCCTGACCGCCCTGTCCGCGACCATGACGTCTCCCACGGCTGTGGCCGCCGCCCGCGAGTGA
- a CDS encoding sigma factor-like helix-turn-helix DNA-binding protein, giving the protein MDDRELVETLRAREPDAPASVYGAYADRLYAYCWFRTQARDDAQVALRDTFVAAEAHIDKLRDPELFGPWLYAIARLQCARRPPSMDRTPDPPVASHDQEDVDQRLISWNAVQALSPVSQDVLDLHVRHGLSIPELAAVLGLPPGTVQAALGRAHTELEQTLTAAMLEGQGPYGCAERASLLKERSREADVDGRLLRHAEECPQCEAFRPRTVSASKVFGLLPDVAPPDELRLRVVSCFTDPALVGYRLFVATGLTGFTAAGFPVQGAQPGRTAQAPSARKAWARGVLAAATVVMLGGGGYAWTSFDGDDRGAERVETVVGPKPSPRPRISQGAPLPDGEPGDAPAPVHETSKTPVAGQAPGTGPRSLIEGGPPRSAGSGQSASTGPSGGISHVPAPPHASPSRPTPPSKPPPSGGGSPVPTPPPTPTDEPTPPPATGQSPTPTG; this is encoded by the coding sequence ATGGACGACCGAGAACTGGTCGAGACGCTGCGGGCGCGGGAGCCGGACGCGCCGGCCTCGGTCTACGGCGCCTATGCCGATCGGCTGTACGCGTACTGCTGGTTCCGTACGCAGGCGCGGGACGATGCTCAGGTTGCTCTGCGCGACACTTTCGTCGCGGCGGAGGCGCACATCGACAAACTCCGCGACCCGGAACTGTTCGGGCCGTGGCTGTACGCCATTGCACGTCTGCAGTGCGCGCGCAGGCCTCCTTCGATGGACCGCACGCCCGATCCTCCGGTGGCGAGCCACGACCAGGAAGACGTCGATCAGCGGCTCATCTCCTGGAATGCGGTGCAGGCGCTTTCACCGGTCTCCCAGGACGTTCTGGATCTGCATGTACGGCACGGGTTGTCCATCCCGGAACTGGCGGCCGTGCTAGGGCTCCCGCCTGGAACTGTGCAGGCTGCCCTCGGCCGCGCGCATACGGAACTCGAACAGACGCTGACAGCGGCGATGCTCGAGGGGCAAGGACCTTACGGTTGTGCAGAACGCGCCTCTCTCCTGAAGGAAAGAAGCAGAGAAGCGGATGTGGACGGTCGACTACTGCGGCATGCGGAGGAGTGCCCGCAGTGCGAGGCGTTCCGTCCGCGCACAGTGTCGGCGTCCAAGGTGTTCGGCTTGTTGCCGGATGTCGCTCCACCGGACGAATTGCGGCTACGGGTGGTGAGTTGCTTCACGGACCCTGCACTCGTCGGATACCGGTTGTTCGTCGCGACGGGTCTCACCGGCTTCACCGCGGCGGGATTTCCCGTACAGGGCGCACAGCCGGGCCGGACGGCACAGGCCCCCTCCGCGCGTAAGGCGTGGGCACGAGGCGTGTTGGCGGCCGCCACGGTCGTGATGCTCGGTGGCGGGGGATACGCATGGACGTCCTTTGATGGGGACGACCGTGGCGCAGAGCGAGTCGAGACGGTCGTGGGGCCGAAGCCCAGTCCCCGGCCGAGGATCAGCCAGGGCGCACCGCTTCCGGACGGGGAGCCGGGGGACGCGCCTGCTCCTGTGCATGAGACGTCCAAGACGCCGGTCGCAGGACAGGCCCCGGGAACGGGCCCACGATCCCTGATCGAGGGTGGGCCGCCCCGATCCGCCGGATCCGGTCAGAGCGCATCGACGGGGCCTTCCGGCGGTATCTCGCACGTTCCCGCACCGCCCCACGCGTCTCCGTCCAGGCCGACGCCGCCATCGAAGCCTCCGCCGTCCGGGGGAGGTTCACCCGTCCCGACCCCGCCGCCGACGCCCACGGACGAGCCGACGCCCCCGCCCGCGACCGGGCAGAGTCCGACACCGACCGGGTGA
- a CDS encoding helix-turn-helix domain-containing protein, protein MDGTWTIGELADHAATTLAAHDSPQANGRVRDLPNERLIRWYTTIGLLDPPLGRRGRTALYGRRHLLQLVAVKRRQAAGRSIAEIQVELAAATDETLERIAALPPSSSGESPPREGFWRHRPDISHRPATVPAALPGHHPPRPTVVQGVRLAPDLTLLLETTDLSDDDLNAIDSAARPLVEELRRRGLVAPPESATPPRRSQ, encoded by the coding sequence ATGGACGGCACCTGGACGATCGGCGAGCTGGCGGACCACGCCGCCACGACCCTCGCCGCCCACGACTCCCCGCAGGCCAACGGCCGGGTCCGCGACCTGCCGAACGAGCGACTGATCCGCTGGTACACCACCATCGGCCTCCTCGACCCCCCACTGGGCCGCCGCGGCCGCACCGCCCTCTACGGCCGCCGGCACCTGCTCCAGCTCGTCGCGGTGAAACGCCGCCAAGCCGCGGGCCGCTCGATCGCCGAGATCCAGGTCGAGCTGGCGGCCGCCACCGACGAGACGCTCGAACGGATCGCCGCCCTGCCGCCCTCGTCGTCCGGCGAGAGCCCGCCACGGGAAGGCTTCTGGCGCCACCGCCCCGACATCTCCCACCGCCCGGCCACCGTGCCGGCCGCCCTGCCGGGTCACCACCCGCCCCGGCCGACGGTCGTCCAAGGCGTCCGGCTCGCCCCCGACCTGACTCTCCTGCTGGAGACGACCGACCTCTCCGACGACGACCTCAACGCCATCGACTCGGCCGCCCGGCCCCTCGTGGAGGAACTCCGCCGCCGCGGCCTCGTCGCACCGCCCGAATCCGCCACTCCTCCCCGGAGGTCCCAGTGA
- a CDS encoding GDSL-type esterase/lipase family protein → MTVPLAGVTAAVLIGGLGHALSGSVPASALAASHRPAGWSQSWGAAMQRPVAGGPDEGTNWSEEGFGDHSLRQVVRLSTGGTKVRIRLSNRYGTRPLRVAAATIARSAGGAKTWPGTTAELRFDGARSVTVPPGGEIAGDPVPLATVPMEKLAVTLRFAQGTGPATFHRFTTQPAYRASGDHLSDAGSEAYTQSTDALYYLAGVEVTGGTGTVVAFGDSLIDGVGAARGADARLPDALAERLAATRTPLGVVNAGIGGNRLRYDSTCSGERATARFRRDVLDRPGVRAVIVHLGANDIRDTSGDPCLRPGGPATAAQVIDAHRRLVRAARARGVRVVGTTIVPMKGALFPLWTPQVEKERDAVNHWIRTSGAYDAVLDADRLLADPADPDRPRLSYVHEDGLHPNDAGYQALARGIDLGSLR, encoded by the coding sequence GTGACCGTTCCCCTGGCCGGTGTCACCGCGGCGGTACTGATCGGCGGGCTCGGGCACGCGTTGTCCGGCTCCGTCCCGGCCTCGGCGCTGGCGGCGTCCCATCGGCCCGCGGGCTGGTCGCAGAGTTGGGGGGCGGCGATGCAGCGGCCCGTCGCCGGTGGCCCGGACGAGGGAACGAACTGGTCGGAGGAGGGCTTCGGTGACCACTCGCTGCGCCAGGTCGTCCGGCTCAGCACGGGCGGCACGAAGGTGCGGATCCGGCTGTCCAACCGGTACGGGACCCGGCCGCTGCGGGTGGCCGCCGCGACGATCGCCCGGTCGGCGGGCGGCGCCAAGACGTGGCCGGGTACCACGGCGGAGCTGAGGTTCGACGGGGCGCGGTCCGTGACCGTGCCGCCGGGCGGCGAAATCGCCGGTGACCCGGTGCCGCTGGCCACCGTTCCGATGGAGAAGCTGGCGGTCACGCTGAGGTTCGCCCAGGGGACCGGGCCCGCGACGTTCCACCGCTTCACCACCCAGCCCGCCTACCGCGCCTCCGGCGACCACCTGTCCGACGCCGGTTCCGAGGCGTACACCCAGTCCACCGACGCGCTGTACTACCTGGCGGGCGTGGAGGTGACCGGCGGCACCGGCACGGTGGTCGCCTTCGGGGATTCGCTCATCGACGGCGTCGGAGCCGCACGCGGCGCCGACGCGCGGCTGCCGGACGCGCTGGCCGAGCGGCTGGCCGCCACCCGGACGCCGCTCGGCGTGGTCAACGCCGGGATCGGCGGCAACCGGCTGCGGTACGACTCGACGTGCAGCGGCGAGCGGGCCACCGCACGGTTCCGCCGCGACGTCCTCGACCGTCCCGGGGTCCGGGCGGTGATCGTCCACCTGGGCGCCAACGACATTCGCGACACCTCCGGCGACCCCTGCCTTCGTCCGGGCGGACCGGCGACCGCCGCGCAGGTGATCGATGCTCACCGGCGGCTGGTCCGCGCCGCCCGGGCGCGCGGCGTCAGAGTCGTCGGAACGACGATCGTGCCGATGAAGGGCGCCCTGTTCCCGCTATGGACGCCGCAGGTGGAGAAGGAGCGCGACGCCGTCAACCACTGGATCCGGACGAGCGGGGCCTACGACGCGGTCCTGGACGCCGACCGCCTCCTGGCCGACCCCGCAGACCCGGACCGTCCCCGGCTGTCCTATGTGCACGAGGACGGGTTGCACCCCAACGACGCGGGCTATCAAGCCCTGGCGCGCGGCATCGACCTCGGGTCGCTGCGATGA
- a CDS encoding sensor histidine kinase, whose translation MPNDPPSTPLVAMGRRGFLLTAWPWRAVGYLLSTVPVVVTAGVPPALLGLPLLSAVAPDAALGERVFLAVLGALLVSGLGPMAAIPLARLERSRLRLVDARPTGSGHRRPPGRGVGPWLRTRYTESATWRELGYLLLLAVAVPVLYTALLSALIFQLGALAAPLILLGGDGPMALGPVKAATPAAALPYAIAALVLLPAVPYLLALVAGAQAALARALLQRGSGERLQAELVEVARSRARLVDAFEAERRRIERDLHDGAQQRLLSLTLKLGLAQVDLPPDSSAAHSVADAHQDAKRLMIELRELVHGIHPRVLTDRGLVAAMGELADRSPLAVTVEADLPGRPPGHVESTAYFVAAEALTNAAKHSGADRAGMVARWDAGLLTLEITDDGAGGADPGRGTGLTGLADRVAVIDGRLLVSSPAGGPTLIRVELPCDPNDPSSR comes from the coding sequence GTGCCGAACGACCCGCCGTCCACTCCGCTGGTCGCGATGGGACGCCGCGGGTTTCTGCTGACGGCCTGGCCTTGGCGCGCCGTCGGCTACCTGCTGTCGACCGTGCCGGTCGTGGTCACGGCGGGCGTGCCGCCGGCGCTGCTCGGCCTGCCGCTGCTGTCGGCGGTCGCCCCGGATGCCGCCCTCGGCGAGCGGGTGTTCCTCGCCGTCCTCGGCGCCCTGCTCGTCTCCGGACTCGGTCCGATGGCGGCCATCCCGCTGGCCAGGTTGGAGCGGTCCCGGCTGCGCCTGGTGGACGCCCGCCCGACGGGCTCGGGCCATCGGCGGCCGCCGGGCCGGGGCGTCGGCCCGTGGCTGCGCACCCGCTACACCGAATCGGCCACCTGGCGCGAACTCGGCTACTTATTGCTGCTGGCCGTAGCCGTCCCCGTCCTGTACACGGCACTGCTGTCCGCGCTGATCTTCCAGCTCGGCGCCCTCGCCGCCCCGCTGATCCTGCTGGGCGGCGACGGCCCGATGGCGCTGGGGCCGGTGAAGGCCGCCACCCCGGCGGCCGCGCTGCCGTACGCGATCGCCGCGCTCGTGCTGCTGCCCGCCGTCCCGTACCTGCTGGCGCTGGTCGCCGGGGCGCAGGCCGCGCTCGCCCGCGCGTTGCTCCAGCGCGGCTCCGGCGAACGGCTCCAGGCCGAACTCGTCGAGGTCGCACGCTCGCGGGCGCGGCTGGTCGACGCGTTCGAGGCCGAACGCCGCCGCATCGAGCGCGACCTGCATGACGGCGCCCAGCAGCGGCTGCTCTCGCTCACCCTGAAACTCGGGCTCGCCCAGGTGGACCTGCCGCCCGATTCCTCGGCGGCCCACAGCGTGGCCGACGCCCATCAGGACGCCAAGCGGCTCATGATCGAGCTGCGGGAACTCGTCCACGGCATCCATCCCCGCGTGCTCACCGACCGGGGACTGGTGGCGGCGATGGGCGAACTGGCCGACCGGTCCCCGCTGGCGGTCACCGTCGAGGCCGACCTGCCCGGACGGCCGCCCGGCCATGTCGAGAGCACGGCCTACTTCGTCGCCGCCGAGGCGCTCACCAACGCCGCCAAGCACAGCGGTGCCGACCGGGCCGGGATGGTCGCCCGCTGGGACGCCGGCCTCCTCACCCTGGAGATCACCGACGACGGCGCCGGCGGCGCCGACCCCGGCCGCGGCACCGGGCTGACGGGGCTGGCCGACCGGGTGGCGGTGATCGACGGCAGACTGCTGGTATCGAGCCCGGCCGGGGGCCCGACCCTCATACGTGTGGAGCTTCCGTGCGATCCGAACGATCCGTCGTCCAGGTAG